From a region of the Prevotella melaninogenica genome:
- the sucD gene encoding succinate--CoA ligase subunit alpha: MSILINKDTKLIVQGITGRDGSFHASKMKEYGTNVVGGTSPGKAGQEVCGIPVFNTVKDAVAATGANASIIFVPAPFAKDAMLEAIDGGVKLVICITEGVPTLDAVAAQRYAKIKGVKVIGPNCPGLISPEESMAGIMPTNIFKKGHTGVISRSGTLTYEVVYNLTQAGLGQSTAVGVGGDPVVGLYFEELLRMFQDDPETDSIALIGEIGGDAEERAAKFIKEHVTKPVAVFISGQQAPPGKQMGHAGAIISSGSGSASEKIAAFEAVGVPVARETSEIPELLKKQLKK, from the coding sequence ATGAGTATTCTAATCAATAAAGATACAAAGTTAATCGTACAGGGCATTACTGGTCGTGATGGTAGTTTCCACGCTTCAAAGATGAAGGAATATGGCACCAACGTGGTTGGTGGAACATCTCCTGGCAAGGCTGGTCAGGAGGTATGTGGCATCCCTGTATTCAACACAGTTAAAGACGCTGTTGCAGCAACTGGTGCCAACGCATCTATTATCTTCGTCCCTGCCCCATTCGCAAAAGACGCAATGCTTGAAGCAATTGATGGCGGCGTGAAACTCGTCATTTGTATCACTGAAGGCGTGCCAACACTCGATGCAGTTGCAGCACAACGTTACGCTAAGATTAAGGGTGTAAAGGTAATTGGTCCAAACTGTCCAGGACTTATTTCTCCAGAAGAGAGTATGGCTGGCATTATGCCAACTAATATCTTCAAGAAGGGACATACGGGTGTTATCAGCCGTAGTGGTACACTGACCTATGAGGTTGTTTATAACCTCACACAAGCTGGTTTAGGACAATCAACAGCAGTTGGTGTTGGTGGTGACCCAGTCGTTGGACTTTATTTCGAGGAACTTCTCCGTATGTTCCAAGATGACCCAGAGACAGATAGTATTGCACTCATTGGAGAGATTGGCGGTGATGCTGAAGAGCGTGCAGCTAAGTTTATCAAAGAGCATGTTACAAAGCCTGTAGCAGTATTCATCTCTGGTCAGCAAGCTCCTCCAGGCAAACAGATGGGACACGCTGGTGCTATTATCTCAAGTGGCTCTGGTTCTGCAAGCGAAAAGATTGCAGCTTTTGAGGCTGTAGGTGTA